The sequence GATCGGGGCTGCGGTTTTGCTGGCCTACGGCGGCTATAAATTGGTTGAAGAGATTCTTAAGGACACCTCGCTGAGCTGGGCAGTCCGGTTGGCCGCGTTATCGCTGATGGGTGGGCTGGCGCTGCTTTTGGTTTCGGTCGCACGCGAAAAATGGTTTACCCGCAAAAGCGATCCCTACAAGGAGGTACTGCGATGATCCTCGTTACCTCGAGCAGCATTTCCGGCTATCGTATCGTCAAAACGCTGGGCTTGGTGCGCGGCAACACCATCCGCGCCCGCGCCATCGGCAAGGATATTTTGGCTCTTTTGAAAAACATCGTCGGCGGCGAGATCGAAGAGTACACCAAGTTAATGGCCGAGTCTCGCGAACAGGCGATCGACCGCATGAAGGCTGAAGCCGAGCGGTTGGGCGCCAACGCCATCGTCGATGTTCGCTTCGGCACCAGCCAAATTATGCAGGCAGCGGCGGAAATCCTGGTTTACGGCACCGCCGTGGTGATCGAGCCGGAAAAACGCTGACTTTAGGTAAGGGAGTCGCCGTTCAGCGCCTTCTCGATTTTTTTGCAGAGGGAATGCAACAGTCGAACGTCCTGCTCTTCGATCAATGCCATCCTTTCCATGAGACGGGTAAACAGGTCGGGATTTGCGGTATAACCGACTCGACGACAGAGGGCGGCAACCCGTTCGCGGAGGGCGGCGTATTCACCGGCGTCGGCGGGACGTTTTTCCTCCAAATCATAAGAGGAAAGAATAAAGGCATATACCATGACCGCCTGCGCCAAATTCAGGGAAGGATAGGAAACCGCCTGCGGCACGGTGGTCAAGAGGTCGCACAACTCTAGCTCATCATTGTAAAGGCCGCTCTCCTCCCGTCCGAACAACAGCCCGATACGATGGACGGCATTCCCCTTTCGCTGCAGAAATTCAGGCAGTTTGCGGGCGTCCAGATATTGACGGCGGAAGCTGCGGCGACGAATCGTGGTGCCGATGAGAAAATCGAGATCGGCGACGGCCTCGGTCAAATGGGCAAAGATCTGCGCCTGTTCCAGAATGTCCTGAGAGCCGTGCGCCACCCACTTGGCCCGCTCCGAAAGCGGATCACACGGATTGACCAACCGAAGGTTCGAAAACCCCATGGTCTTTAGCGCCCTCGCCGCGGCACCGAGATTTTCCGGCAGGCGCGGCTCTACCAAGATAAATGTAATCATTCCGATCAATTTGTCCTTTTTAATCTGCAGTGATCAAAGGTAAGTCGGATTTGTTTTCAAGGCAACTGTTGTTTCAAGTCCTACCTTGCATTTCAAGAGTTTTTTAATTATTATCTTATCGTTTGTAAGGACGGCAGCTGCCCAAGATTGCCGAAAAACGATGCCGCTTTTTGCCCTCAGCTGAGGAGACGCGGATGGATTCCGGAAAGCAGGATGCAACGATGAGCCGTCGCCGGGCTTTGCAGTCTATGGGTGCGGCCGCAGCGGCGACGGTGGTTCCACGTTACGTATTGGGCGGTTCCGGCTATACCGCCCCAAGCGACAAGCTGAACATCGCCATGATCGGCACCGGCGGGCAGGGCATGTGGAATCTAAAAAATATTTTGCCCAACGAAGACGTCCAGGTCATGGCGCTGGCCGACGTTGCCGAGGAAGCCGATTACAGCTGGTCTTATCACAAAGAGAGCGGCGGCCGTAAACCCGGCTACGAGGTTATCCGCAACCATTATCTCTCCTCTCCCAAGACCGCCGATTACCCCGACTGCCGAGTCTATGTCGATTTTCGCGAAATGCTGGACAAAGAAAAAGCGATCGATGCGGTATGCATCGCCATTCCGGATCATACGCATTACGTCGCCGCCATGGCGGCGCTGCAGCGGGGCAAGCACATTTATCTCGAAAAACCGCTGGCGCGAACGATCTATGAGGTTCGGCGCCTGACCGAGGCGGCGCGCGCTGCAGGCGTTGTAACGCAGATGGGCATTCAAGGCCATTCCGGCGAAGGGATTCGCCTCACGGTAGAGTGGCTGCGCGCCGGAGCGATCGGTACGGTGCGCGAAATTCACGCCTGGAGCGACGGCGTTTCCAAAGGTGCCTGCCTTGAGGGAGAGCCGGAACCGCAACCGGTGCCCGCAGGGCTGGATTGGAATCTCTGGCTTGGCCCGGCAAAATATCGCCCATACAACGCGTGTTACACGCCGAGCCGCTGGCGGACGTTTTGGGATTTCGGCACCGGCCACATGACCGATATGGGTATTCACCACATGGATCCCGCCTTTTGGGCGCTCGACTTGGGATATCCCGAATGGACCGAAGCACGCGGCGCCTGGGGCGATCGTGACAAACGGCCGTTTGCGGCGCTGCATTTCTTTCACTTTGCCGCTAAGGGCGACCGGCCTGCCGTCGATTTGACCTGGTACAGCGGCCTCAAACCGCCGCGGCCCGATGAACTGGAGCCGGGACGCGACCTGATCGGCAACGGCAACGGCATTTTATTCATCGGCGACAAAGGCAAAATCATGTGCGAAGGCTGGGGCGGAGCGCCGCATTTCATACCCGAAAGCCGACTGCGCGACTTTGAGCGCCCGCCGAAGACGCTGCCGCGCGTCAAGGGCGGCCACCATCGCGACTGGATCGACGCGATCAAAGAAGGCCGCAAAGCCTGTGCGGATTTCGACTATTCGGGACCGATCACCGAAAGCATCCTGATGGGCATCGTTGCTTT comes from candidate division KSB1 bacterium and encodes:
- a CDS encoding YbjQ family protein codes for the protein MILVTSSSISGYRIVKTLGLVRGNTIRARAIGKDILALLKNIVGGEIEEYTKLMAESREQAIDRMKAEAERLGANAIVDVRFGTSQIMQAAAEILVYGTAVVIEPEKR
- a CDS encoding tRNA/rRNA methyltransferase, with translation MITFILVEPRLPENLGAAARALKTMGFSNLRLVNPCDPLSERAKWVAHGSQDILEQAQIFAHLTEAVADLDFLIGTTIRRRSFRRQYLDARKLPEFLQRKGNAVHRIGLLFGREESGLYNDELELCDLLTTVPQAVSYPSLNLAQAVMVYAFILSSYDLEEKRPADAGEYAALRERVAALCRRVGYTANPDLFTRLMERMALIEEQDVRLLHSLCKKIEKALNGDSLT
- a CDS encoding Gfo/Idh/MocA family oxidoreductase; the encoded protein is MDSGKQDATMSRRRALQSMGAAAAATVVPRYVLGGSGYTAPSDKLNIAMIGTGGQGMWNLKNILPNEDVQVMALADVAEEADYSWSYHKESGGRKPGYEVIRNHYLSSPKTADYPDCRVYVDFREMLDKEKAIDAVCIAIPDHTHYVAAMAALQRGKHIYLEKPLARTIYEVRRLTEAARAAGVVTQMGIQGHSGEGIRLTVEWLRAGAIGTVREIHAWSDGVSKGACLEGEPEPQPVPAGLDWNLWLGPAKYRPYNACYTPSRWRTFWDFGTGHMTDMGIHHMDPAFWALDLGYPEWTEARGAWGDRDKRPFAALHFFHFAAKGDRPAVDLTWYSGLKPPRPDELEPGRDLIGNGNGILFIGDKGKIMCEGWGGAPHFIPESRLRDFERPPKTLPRVKGGHHRDWIDAIKEGRKACADFDYSGPITESILMGIVALRTGERLYWDGPNMKALNCPDAEQYIVPEYYNGWTL